The Hordeum vulgare subsp. vulgare chromosome 4H, MorexV3_pseudomolecules_assembly, whole genome shotgun sequence genomic interval TGCGTAGGACTATCTTACGGCCTGTCCTGTGtgcaaataataaattagttgtacAGAGAGGTGATTCAaagggaatatggaaaatatacttgagaatTGATAAGTTTTTTCCTTTTATATGGAGGATGTGCATTCACAGAGCTTGCATAGTTAGATGACTTATTCGCTAGTCTCTACATGCTAGGAAGTGCATCCACAGAGCTTGCATAGTTAGTCCAAATCTATAGAGAATGTGAGCAAGGAGTCTAGGAGCGTAAATTCTGCAGACAACCTGCTACATACAATTGGATGCCACGTGGCACAAGTGCATGGATCAATTGTAGTCTTTTGTGTACAACATTCTAGGGTTTATTTAATCCACATGGAAACTGACTAACAAAAACATTAGGTGTTTTTCTTACGGAATTTCATCTAGCTACTCGAGAGTTACCGAGTAATTGTACAAAGAAAACAACTCTAGAGGTTTCATAGTTCCCAGCTGATGATTGTTGCTTATATTGCAACTAAGTTCTGACCATCTGGCATCTGTTGATTTCAGCATCACTCGAAGAACAAGAAGTGCTTTGTCTGCAATAAACCGACGCTTGGCATCTTCAATGCGGCGCAGGAGATCCGGAAGAAGATTGCCCAGGACAAGAAGCAGCAGGACCTTTGATGACTGTTGCACAATGTAGTAGCTTGTATCATGGAGGATAGCTTCTCTTCTGTTATTGTATTGTTTGAAATGAGGGGGAAATATCCAGGAATCAGTTTTGTTTCTTTAGCTCTGTACTAGATCCTACTTACCATTAGCCACCAAAATCTCAGCTTCTTGTCGCATTGCAGAAGCTTGTTTCATCATTTCGAGCTGGTACTGAATGGATGTGGGTCTTCAAGTGTCACTCACATTTACCGCAACTTAAAAAAAATGAACCGGTACTATTCGTTTGCACTACACTTGGCATTTGGCGATGCCAACTCTCTAGGGGGGCAACGTCGTCAACAAATAGGCAAACCTTGCAACCCCCTCGTCCTGGAGATCCGGCAGAATGCTTTCCCGAGCAAGCTCAAGCAGCCCACTGGTGGCGCAATGGAAATGTACAACCTTTTCCTCCTCTGTCTCATCCCAATAGCTAGCGCAAAATTGGTTTTCCAACTTGAGGATGGGCTCAGTTCGGAGCAAACCTTTCTCCCTGCAGCAAAAAACAAGTGAATCCCTCCAACTTCTTCAAGAGGTTCTCGACGATACAGAGTCACATTACAAAAGTTCTCTACACGACAGCCATGCATTTATGCAGACTTTGCTCCAAGTCTCCAAGGAGAGCTAAATTGGGCCCTCACCCGCAACCCGCCATGAACCATCAAAAGGTTGTACTATGGTGGAGAGTATGCTCGAGACGAAGATTGTGATCGCGCCAAGAGAGGCCCAAAGCCGTGTCGGGTCCTCTAGCATTTGAATCCAAGAAACTCCCCGAAGATGCTGAAGGTGAAGTCATCCATATCCCAAAGAGCGACGTGTCATGCCACTTAGGAACACCAAACTGAAGAACCTCCATTTGACACCATCGTCCACTATCCTCAAATGCCTCACATGGAGCCACGATGAATCCAGACCAATATGCGTGGGAGTCATCCTGCACCAAAGTCTACAGCCGCCAAGACAAAGCTTCTACGAGTCCACAATGGTCAAAGACGCAGGTGCACTCCTCCGCGGGTGTCGTCATCCAAAATATGGCAAATTTGGGGAATGCTCCGGTATGCATGCGACCATTTATCAGCTTGGGACTGGACCTAGAAAGAGGGGCACAGGAATATTGGGTTGGGCCCAGTACTGTACAAGTGTGCTTTATACCTACACCTTTTTCATTTTGTCATGAGCCAAATAGAGTTTACACGTGCGTAACACACAATAGAACAGAAAATGGCCAGACCCATAAATATTACAGAGGTTATCCTGACGTTGGGAACCTTCTACaaggtttcttttttttttgccaaCCAGTTCTCccttgttttttgttttatttttttattttaaatgtgcgtttttcttcttcaattttttttttcatttaaaaAAATACGATCTGTTTTCaataaacattttttcaaatgtgCATTTTGAAAACCAATAAATATTTCTCAAATCCTTTTTTTCAGATTTGAGTTGTTTATTCAAACCATTAAACTTTTTTCTACCAAAATTTCTAACCAACTACATAAAGCAAGCGAGCCATCCAAACAGCACAAGTTTTACTAGTCTGGCCCATGGGAACCCGTGCGTGGCGTGGCGACAATTGTCGCTACTGGTTCTTATTTCACGCGTAGCGACCTACCGCGTACCCACCCCGCGCCCACCCATTCTTGTTTTCCCTAAACCAGTATTTTCTTGTTTCATTTctaatatttttttccttttgtccttttaatatatttatttttcttcttctctttttcatctattatttattcttatttttcatttttctttaatTCCTGACCTTTTTATAAAAACGTGAACTTTTTCATACTCATGAACAACCACTGAATACATGAATATATTTTTTCCATTCTTGGACAATTTTTTAATTCACAAAGAATTTTTCAAATGTAATGAATTATTATGAAATTTGTTAACATTTATTAAAATTTGCAAAAGTAAAATAAATTTTGTGAAATTTTATAAAAGACGAAACTTTTGAATTACTGTTTTTTAATTGGCCACCAGTTTTCGAAATTCATGAAtaaattttcaaattcatgaacatctTTCTAAATCAAGATCATGTTTGAGTTtgcaaaagaaaaatcaaatttgAGATTTATTTTTCGAATTCAGGAATATTTATTTAATTTGAGAACATTTTTCAGGTTCGTAATTTTTTTTTGAATCTCATTTTGTAATGAAGCAtaagaaacacaaaatagaaaagaaaaacaaaaataaaaataaaccttAAATAGAGAACAGGGGTGCCCACTACGCACATGGGCAGGCCAAAGCGATCGGGCGCCAACTTCAAACGATCACATCGATCGGATTTGCCGTCCAACCCACCATTGATTCGGGTGCCCGCTGTTAGCTTGGTCAGACTTTCTGTAATTTTGTCCATGAGTTTAGGAGATCGAATTTCAAGGCTCACAATTTAATGAAGCACGTTATTAGGTTAGGGATTGATCGTAATGTTTGGTTAGGCATCCCGGTGATCTCTCTTTCGTACCTGTAAACTTTGGTTAGGCATCCCGGTGATCTCTCTTTCGTACCTGTAATGTTTGGTTAGGGATTGACCGTAATGAAGCTTCACGAGATTATTTAAAAAACAAAGCTTGCTGGGCCAAACCCATAAAAATGCAGAAAGCCTTTCAAATGGACCACCGGGGGCCTCAGCCGATACCGAGTCTGAATAGACCGCGAGTCTCAACGTCACCCGAACTCAGTTCGTTCTTTCCTGGAGTATTTTTTTCGTGTTTCTGCGTCCCCCACAGACTCCACACGCTTTCCCCCAAatcgccgccgccatggagaaggagaagaagctgtCCTTCTCCATCCCTTCCAAGCTAAGGCCGCCCAAGCCGCCCCGCCCAGCCGCCGGCGCCGATTCCTCCGCCGCCAGCGGCGGCTCCGCTTCCGCGGCCGCTGCCCCCGCCCAGCAATTCGTCACCGAGTTCGATCCGtcgcaaaccctagccgccggcgcCGGGTCCGCCGTCATcgcgcccctccccaactccggcCACTTCCTCAACCACCGCTCACGCAGATCCTCCTCCCTCCCGACCCCCGAGGAGGAGGCCGCGCTTGCCGCCTCCACCGCCGGCGGCCCCACGTTCGTGCTCGACACCTCCGaggcccccgacaacccctcctcCCACATAGGCTATGGCCTCACCCGACGCggcgccgacgccgacgccgacgctgAGGCCGACGCCACGGAGTCGGGTAAGACGCAGTCTTCCAAGGAAGCAGAGAAGAAGCCCACCTCTCCAGCCAGAGATGGCGGCTCCAGCGGCGACCTTATGCTGCGACGGTACAAGGAAGACATGGCCAGCCTCCCCGACCACCGTGGTATAGACGAGTTCGAGGAGGTGCCTGTGGAGGGCTTTGGTGCTGCCCTCCTTGCTGGTTACGGCTGGTCGGAAGGCAAAGGGATTGGCCGCAATAACAAGGGAGATGCCAAGGTTGTTGAGTATAACCGCCGTGCCGGTACACTGGGATTAGGCTACGACCCTTCTGAGGCAGACCCTAAGAAGACTCGCTCCGGCGACTGGGTTATTGGTGGAAAGAAGGCGACAGAGAATGGTGGAAAGAAGGCGGCAGAGAATGGTGGAAAGAAGGCGACAGAGAATGGAAATGCAAAGAAGAGAGATAGGGACAAGGAAGACAGAGTCCGGGAGAGGGATTCAAGTGCCCGGCAGAAGAGATCTGGTGATCTTAGGGCCGAGAGGGAGGTTCGGGAGAAAGAGAGAAATACTCGGGATAGTCGAGAAGAAAAGAGTAGCCGTGATGTTGGTAACAAAGTGCGCTGGTTACAGAGCAATATTAGAGTTAGAGTGGTTAATGAGAGGTTCAGCAAAAGGTTGTACTTGCAGAAGGCCAAAATTGTCGATGTGGTTGGGCTGACGACATGTGACATAATGATGGATGATGGGTCAGAGCTTGTGCAGGGGGTGGAGCAGGATATGCTCGAAACAGTCCTGCCGCGGACAAACGGGCGAGTGCTTGTGCTCTGTGGGAAGCACAAGGGGGTGTATGGGCATCTGGTAGAGAAGAATTCAGAGGCAGAGACTGCAGTGGTGGAGGATGCGGATACAAAAGACATGGTGCGTGTGAAATATGATCAGATTGCAGAGTACGTTGGGGACCCAGAATTGCTTGGacattgattttttcttcttgaagAGGGGACATCTGTTTTCCAGGGGCTCTCCTAATGTGCTAGGTAATATCTGTTCCTTGGTAATAACTATCGGTTGCTGCTTGGATGTAAAATCTTGAACACAATGTTAATCGTGTTATTAATATTATTTGTTGCTTGCATGTATAAACCTTCAGCAAACTGTCAGTTTTGCTCTGAATAATTTGTTTTGTTTAAGTCTGCTGCATATTGGTCAAAACCTCATTCTAATTGATGATGTTGGACGGTGATCTTGCATCTCAGAGTGATTTTCTGAATGCGTGCTAAaaaactcatgaacatcttggcgcCTTGATGATGGGGTGACCAATAGTTACTACAATGGGACCCTGCCCTTAAAACTGCAGATGCTACTATGCTCCCAATGTTTGACTTCTCCGTGCAGGGTTAATTTTGTTTTAGAGTTCTCCTGCTACCCACCATAAGAGATGAAAGGTCTGTTTGGAGCCTCTACAGAAAATCTGAACTATAAATCTCAAAGGTGAAGATAAAAGAAATATTAAACTACCAGTTTTTAAGAAAATGGTCTACTAACTTGCTGCCAGGACTGAAAGCCTCCTATTGGACACCTGCCCCTTCGATCTTTAAGTATGTGGCTAAGGGCCTGCCAATTGAGCCCTGGACGTTGGCCTCATGTGGTTGCCTTATTGTGTTTGGTCAAGGCTAACTTTTGCTTTCACTACTATTACGTTCATGGATGACCTTGGCAACTACTCATCAACAATTTGACTAGGTTGTTAGAGGCTTACTTACTGGCTTACCATAATAGTTGCAAGTATTGAGGTCTTAGTGAGGGTGGTTATC includes:
- the LOC123449136 gene encoding protein MOS2-like, which translates into the protein MEKEKKLSFSIPSKLRPPKPPRPAAGADSSAASGGSASAAAAPAQQFVTEFDPSQTLAAGAGSAVIAPLPNSGHFLNHRSRRSSSLPTPEEEAALAASTAGGPTFVLDTSEAPDNPSSHIGYGLTRRGADADADAEADATESGKTQSSKEAEKKPTSPARDGGSSGDLMLRRYKEDMASLPDHRGIDEFEEVPVEGFGAALLAGYGWSEGKGIGRNNKGDAKVVEYNRRAGTLGLGYDPSEADPKKTRSGDWVIGGKKATENGGKKAAENGGKKATENGNAKKRDRDKEDRVRERDSSARQKRSGDLRAEREVREKERNTRDSREEKSSRDVGNKVRWLQSNIRVRVVNERFSKRLYLQKAKIVDVVGLTTCDIMMDDGSELVQGVEQDMLETVLPRTNGRVLVLCGKHKGVYGHLVEKNSEAETAVVEDADTKDMVRVKYDQIAEYVGDPELLGH